In one Arthrobacter jinronghuae genomic region, the following are encoded:
- a CDS encoding DUF4383 domain-containing protein, whose product MAYPSYSSGGGLSARRTSAQKAAIAFGIVFLLIGVLGFIPGATINYGQLYFSGYASEAALLGIFQVSVLHNVVHMLLGFAGLALARKHSSAKLYLLGGGILYALLFIYGLLIPLDSDANFVPFNTADNWLHAVLAVVMILLGIFLGRESESSSYRSNPNPGEGSVPN is encoded by the coding sequence ATGGCATACCCCAGCTACAGTTCCGGCGGCGGTCTTTCGGCCCGCAGGACCAGTGCGCAAAAAGCCGCAATTGCCTTTGGGATTGTTTTCCTGCTTATCGGAGTCCTGGGGTTCATTCCCGGGGCCACCATCAATTACGGCCAGCTTTACTTCTCGGGATACGCATCGGAGGCCGCCCTCCTGGGTATTTTCCAGGTGTCGGTGCTGCACAACGTGGTCCACATGCTGCTGGGCTTTGCCGGGCTTGCCCTGGCGCGAAAGCACTCCTCGGCCAAGCTCTATCTGCTGGGAGGAGGCATCCTCTACGCCCTGCTCTTCATTTACGGGCTGCTCATCCCGCTGGACTCAGACGCCAACTTCGTTCCCTTCAACACGGCGGACAATTGGCTGCACGCAGTGCTGGCCGTAGTGATGATCCTGCTGGGTATCTTCCTGGGCCGTGAGAGCGAATCGAGCTCGTACCGCAGCAACCCGAACCCCGGCGAAGGATCAGTTCCCAACTAG
- the ku gene encoding non-homologous end joining protein Ku has translation MRAIWKGAIAFGLVNVPVKVYAATEDHDVSLHQVHGKDGGRIRYQRRCEICGEVVEYKDIAKAYDDGEQTVVLTDEDLASLPVEKSREIDVVEFVPSEQVDPILFDRTYYLEPDSKSTKSYVLLRRTLEDTDRTAIVQFSLRQKSRLGALRVRGDVLTLQTLLWEDEVREATFPSLDEKVRISAKELEMSSALVDSFSGDFDPSEFTDDYQEQLKTLIDAKLEQGESLDTEETFGGESEEDEGGKVLDLMEALRRSVEKNRDKKSGTDTKSTKEDGAKKAPAKTSNSKSTKSTAKTRKGA, from the coding sequence ATGAGAGCGATCTGGAAAGGCGCCATTGCGTTTGGGCTGGTCAACGTGCCGGTCAAGGTTTATGCCGCCACCGAGGACCACGACGTCAGCCTTCACCAGGTGCACGGCAAGGACGGCGGACGCATCCGCTACCAGCGCCGCTGCGAGATCTGCGGCGAGGTGGTGGAATACAAGGACATCGCCAAGGCGTACGACGACGGCGAGCAGACCGTGGTCCTCACCGACGAGGATCTGGCGTCCCTTCCCGTGGAGAAAAGCCGGGAAATCGACGTCGTGGAATTCGTGCCCAGCGAGCAGGTGGATCCCATCCTGTTTGACCGGACGTACTACCTGGAGCCGGACTCCAAATCGACGAAGTCCTATGTACTGCTCCGCCGCACCCTTGAGGACACCGACCGCACGGCTATCGTGCAGTTCTCGCTCCGGCAGAAGAGCCGGCTGGGTGCCCTGCGCGTACGCGGCGACGTGCTAACCCTCCAGACCCTGCTGTGGGAGGACGAGGTCCGGGAGGCCACCTTCCCCTCGCTGGATGAAAAGGTGCGGATTTCCGCCAAGGAGCTGGAGATGTCCTCGGCCCTCGTGGATTCCTTCAGCGGGGACTTCGACCCCTCGGAATTCACCGACGATTACCAGGAACAACTCAAGACCCTGATCGATGCCAAGCTGGAACAGGGAGAATCGCTCGACACGGAGGAGACCTTCGGCGGAGAATCCGAGGAAGACGAGGGCGGCAAGGTCCTGGACCTTATGGAGGCGCTGCGGCGCAGCGTAGAGAAGAACCGCGACAAAAAGAGCGGCACCGACACTAAAAGCACCAAAGAGGACGGCGCCAAGAAGGCTCCCGCCAAAACCTCGAACTCCAAGAGCACGAAAAGCACAGCCAAAACCCGGAAAGGCGCCTGA
- a CDS encoding SRPBCC family protein translates to MTTVEESINVSVPVTTAYNQWTQFESFPQFMGGVISITQLSDTTTHWVTKVAGVEREFDTEITEQHPDERVAWKSTDGKSHAGVVTFHRLGDAETRVTVQLDWEPENVVEKLGSVVGADDRQVKSDLARFKEFIESRGSETGSWRGNVDAPGNAATGAAGTAPVGPTSTDTSRLAAAPDVDPAMDDPESGGPRAGL, encoded by the coding sequence ATGACCACCGTAGAAGAGTCAATCAACGTATCAGTACCGGTAACCACCGCTTACAACCAGTGGACCCAGTTCGAGTCCTTCCCGCAGTTCATGGGCGGCGTTATCTCCATCACCCAGCTTTCGGACACCACCACCCACTGGGTGACCAAGGTGGCCGGTGTCGAGCGGGAGTTCGACACTGAAATCACCGAGCAGCATCCGGACGAGCGGGTCGCGTGGAAGAGTACTGACGGAAAGTCCCATGCCGGCGTCGTAACGTTCCACCGCCTGGGCGACGCCGAGACCCGGGTAACCGTCCAGCTGGACTGGGAACCCGAAAACGTCGTTGAGAAGCTGGGTTCCGTGGTCGGCGCCGATGACCGGCAGGTCAAATCCGATCTTGCCCGTTTCAAGGAATTCATTGAGAGCCGCGGTTCGGAAACGGGTTCGTGGCGGGGAAACGTTGACGCACCGGGCAATGCTGCCACCGGCGCAGCCGGCACGGCTCCGGTAGGACCTACCTCCACTGACACGTCGCGGCTGGCGGCGGCTCCGGACGTGGATCCGGCAATGGATGACCCGGAATCCGGCGGACCCCGGGCCGGCCTCTAA
- a CDS encoding cysteine hydrolase family protein, with translation MSAALMVIDMQNAYFESPALQKHQERLVEKTNELIGLAKAAGIPVLMVCTEHERDKSTWTLSMLDDDQGFIFSGSEQADFIPGLDYADLPRLVKTRDSAFVGTDVLLRLRNWNVETLVLAGVATHNCVAQTAADAFANNFRVRFAREALASTNDEYEEAVLRVLSDEYRQPIESNAELKDFFNAQQA, from the coding sequence TTGTCCGCCGCACTGATGGTCATTGACATGCAGAACGCCTACTTCGAAAGCCCCGCCCTGCAGAAGCATCAGGAACGGTTGGTGGAAAAAACCAACGAGCTCATCGGTTTGGCCAAGGCCGCCGGTATTCCGGTGCTGATGGTCTGCACCGAACACGAGCGGGATAAGTCCACCTGGACCCTGAGCATGCTGGACGACGACCAGGGCTTCATCTTCAGCGGCAGCGAGCAGGCCGACTTCATTCCGGGGCTGGACTACGCGGACCTGCCGCGCCTGGTGAAGACCCGAGACAGCGCTTTTGTAGGCACGGATGTCCTGCTGCGGCTGCGTAACTGGAATGTCGAGACCCTGGTCCTGGCCGGCGTCGCGACCCACAACTGCGTAGCCCAAACCGCCGCCGACGCCTTCGCGAACAATTTCCGCGTCCGTTTTGCCCGCGAGGCACTGGCCTCCACCAATGACGAGTACGAAGAAGCGGTCCTGCGCGTGCTCTCGGACGAGTACCGCCAGCCGATCGAGAGCAATGCGGAGCTGAAGGACTTCTTCAACGCACAGCAGGCCTAG
- a CDS encoding FAD-dependent oxidoreductase, whose translation MKSLWLDNAPVIPTDPFDPEASYDTVVVGAGLTGLTTAALLARSGQRVAVLEARTVGAVSTGNTTAKVSLLQGTQLSGITSHHNAETARQYVEANRQGQSWLLRFCDENGIGYEVRDAYTYATTEQGLKSLRKEHEAAQAAGLDVEFTAETELPFETTGALRLRDQAQIQPMTVLAGLAKDYRAHGGTLIEGVRVTGARHEDGAGIKVGTSQGEVTARHLVLATGIPILDRGGYFAVLKPERSYAVALPVTGTVPQGMYLSVDSPTRSLRTAEANGISYLLAGGNGHTVGRKKHTQELVDDLVDWTVENFAVGSAASYAWSAQDYSPARSLPYVGQLPLMGSNIYVATGYNKWGMTNAVAASLALSAEILGGENPWARELYKPRVAPLDAASTLRDNAEVGLSMLTGWAAGLANSTDAAPPEGQGVVSRENGKPVGTCTVAGETSRVSAVCPHLKGVLNWNDAEQSWDCPLHGSRFTAKGTLLEGPAVKNLDPA comes from the coding sequence TTGAAATCTCTATGGCTCGATAACGCGCCCGTTATACCCACTGATCCCTTCGACCCCGAGGCGTCCTACGACACCGTGGTGGTCGGTGCCGGACTTACCGGCCTCACCACGGCAGCCCTGCTGGCCCGCAGCGGACAGCGCGTGGCCGTCCTGGAAGCACGCACGGTAGGCGCCGTCAGCACCGGCAACACCACAGCGAAGGTTTCCCTGCTGCAGGGAACGCAGCTCTCCGGCATCACCTCGCACCACAACGCGGAGACCGCCCGCCAGTATGTGGAAGCCAACCGGCAGGGACAAAGCTGGCTGCTGCGCTTCTGCGACGAAAACGGGATCGGCTACGAGGTCCGGGACGCGTACACCTACGCCACCACCGAGCAGGGGCTCAAGAGCCTGCGGAAGGAACACGAGGCGGCCCAGGCCGCCGGACTCGACGTCGAGTTCACCGCGGAGACCGAACTGCCCTTTGAAACCACTGGTGCACTTCGGCTTCGCGACCAGGCACAGATCCAGCCGATGACGGTGCTGGCCGGCCTGGCCAAGGACTACCGTGCCCATGGCGGCACCCTGATCGAGGGCGTCCGGGTGACCGGCGCGCGCCATGAGGACGGGGCCGGCATCAAGGTCGGAACCAGCCAGGGCGAGGTCACCGCCCGGCACCTGGTGTTGGCCACCGGCATCCCGATCCTTGACCGCGGCGGCTACTTTGCCGTCCTGAAGCCCGAGCGTTCCTATGCGGTAGCCCTGCCGGTAACGGGAACGGTTCCGCAGGGCATGTACCTCTCCGTCGATTCGCCCACCCGCTCGCTGCGTACCGCAGAGGCAAACGGCATCTCCTACCTGCTCGCCGGGGGCAACGGGCACACTGTCGGCCGGAAAAAGCACACCCAGGAACTGGTGGACGATCTGGTGGACTGGACCGTGGAGAACTTCGCGGTGGGAAGCGCGGCGAGTTATGCCTGGTCGGCGCAGGACTACTCGCCGGCACGGAGCCTGCCCTACGTCGGGCAGCTGCCGCTGATGGGTTCCAACATCTATGTAGCCACCGGGTACAACAAGTGGGGCATGACCAATGCCGTTGCGGCTTCGCTGGCCCTGAGCGCGGAGATCCTCGGCGGAGAGAACCCGTGGGCGCGCGAGCTGTACAAGCCCCGGGTGGCCCCGCTCGATGCCGCCTCCACCCTGCGGGACAACGCCGAGGTGGGGCTTTCCATGCTCACCGGCTGGGCCGCCGGACTGGCCAACAGCACCGACGCGGCCCCGCCGGAGGGGCAGGGCGTGGTCTCCCGGGAGAACGGGAAGCCGGTGGGTACCTGCACCGTGGCCGGCGAGACCAGCCGGGTGTCGGCCGTGTGCCCGCACCTCAAGGGAGTCTTGAACTGGAACGACGCCGAACAGTCCTGGGACTGTCCGCTGCACGGCTCCCGGTTCACGGCCAAGGGAACTCTGCTGGAAGGTCCCGCCGTCAAGAACCTCGATCCCGCCTGA
- a CDS encoding L,D-transpeptidase — translation MQDKKSRKWPIAAAVAAVLVIGGSLGAAFATGRLGPSETGSSPSAGSSASASPSVQAAPVSITTTPADGAVGVNPADLPSVTATNAVINKVILKPEAGGDPVPGVMSADGAVWTADAPLAFNTRYGMEVVLTDSAGKETTRRQGFETVLPANEANAFMYPQNAASVGVGQPIDITFSEPVTNKDAVEQAITVTSTSGQTGAFFWITDNRVRYRPEAFWAPNSAITVDMQLFGVDFGNGMIGNFNETRTFNTHNTRLAVVDNSTKTMQVFLDGQLVRTFPVTLGEPTWPSPGGYQVVVSQHEKLPFRAESIGLSPGDPDYYEPFDASWASRLTNSGVFVHQALDGAVGALGRINVSHGCVGMSAEGAKYFYDTFDAGDVVQVLNTEAGPVPIDDGYGDWNIPWDQYAGQP, via the coding sequence GTGCAGGACAAGAAGAGCCGTAAATGGCCAATAGCCGCGGCGGTTGCCGCGGTGCTCGTCATAGGCGGAAGTCTCGGCGCAGCCTTCGCCACCGGCCGTCTGGGCCCGTCCGAAACCGGTTCGTCTCCCTCGGCCGGCTCATCGGCATCGGCGTCGCCCTCCGTGCAGGCCGCCCCGGTATCCATCACCACCACGCCGGCTGACGGCGCCGTAGGCGTCAACCCCGCAGATCTTCCCTCCGTCACTGCCACCAACGCAGTCATCAACAAGGTCATCCTGAAGCCGGAGGCCGGCGGAGATCCCGTACCCGGCGTAATGTCCGCAGACGGAGCCGTCTGGACCGCCGATGCACCGTTGGCCTTCAACACCAGGTACGGCATGGAGGTGGTGCTCACCGACTCCGCCGGCAAGGAGACCACACGCAGGCAGGGCTTCGAAACCGTGCTTCCCGCAAATGAAGCCAATGCCTTCATGTATCCGCAGAACGCCGCCAGTGTGGGCGTGGGCCAGCCCATCGACATCACCTTCAGCGAACCGGTCACCAACAAAGACGCCGTGGAACAGGCCATCACGGTCACCAGCACCTCGGGCCAGACCGGTGCCTTCTTCTGGATCACGGACAACCGGGTCCGCTACCGCCCGGAGGCCTTCTGGGCCCCCAACAGCGCCATCACCGTGGACATGCAGTTGTTCGGCGTCGACTTCGGCAACGGCATGATCGGCAACTTCAACGAAACCCGCACCTTCAACACGCACAACACCCGCCTGGCCGTGGTGGATAACAGCACCAAGACCATGCAGGTCTTCCTGGACGGGCAGCTGGTCCGGACCTTCCCTGTCACCCTCGGCGAACCCACCTGGCCTTCGCCCGGCGGCTACCAGGTTGTCGTCAGCCAGCACGAGAAGCTGCCCTTCCGCGCCGAAAGCATCGGACTGTCGCCCGGAGACCCGGACTACTACGAACCGTTCGACGCCTCGTGGGCCAGCCGCCTGACCAACAGCGGCGTCTTTGTCCACCAGGCCCTCGACGGCGCCGTAGGTGCACTGGGCCGGATCAACGTTTCGCACGGCTGCGTAGGGATGTCCGCCGAAGGAGCCAAGTACTTCTACGACACCTTTGACGCCGGCGACGTAGTGCAGGTGCTGAACACCGAAGCCGGGCCGGTCCCCATTGACGACGGCTACGGCGACTGGAACATCCCCTGGGACCAGTACGCCGGGCAGCCCTAA
- the soxR gene encoding redox-sensitive transcriptional activator SoxR, with protein MEANTPGSGPARVELSVGQVAERSGVSVSALHFYERQGLLSSRRTPGNQRRYDRSVLRRVAVIRAAQQAGIPLAVINRAFAELPPDGVPDQADWQRLSAAWQQELNTRIRHLQALRDRLGGCIGCGCLSLAQCRFVNPDDSGTGTGARAFDV; from the coding sequence GTGGAAGCGAATACACCCGGATCCGGGCCGGCGCGTGTGGAACTGTCCGTGGGGCAGGTGGCCGAGCGCAGCGGCGTCAGCGTCTCGGCGCTGCACTTTTACGAGCGTCAGGGCTTGCTCTCCAGCCGGCGGACACCTGGTAACCAGCGGCGCTATGACCGATCGGTGCTGCGGCGGGTGGCCGTGATCCGCGCCGCGCAGCAGGCAGGCATTCCGCTGGCCGTAATCAACCGTGCTTTCGCCGAACTGCCTCCGGACGGAGTCCCGGACCAGGCCGACTGGCAGCGGCTTTCCGCCGCCTGGCAGCAGGAACTCAATACCCGCATCCGCCACCTGCAGGCGCTTCGTGACCGGCTCGGCGGCTGCATTGGCTGCGGCTGCCTCTCGCTGGCCCAGTGCCGGTTCGTGAATCCTGATGATTCGGGCACCGGCACGGGAGCCCGGGCATTCGACGTCTAG
- a CDS encoding FadR/GntR family transcriptional regulator: MNEHAGPPAAVLNARIIETLGQDIASGVLAPGDRLTLDGLQQEFGVSRTVVRDCMRILESMNLVYSKRRVGIVVQDPQLWNVFDPRIIKWRLAGPGRAEQFRTLTELRVGVEPVAAAAAARHAAAAERDRMVELAAELRRLGEAGELEEFLQADIEFHTLLLRSSGNDMFASLQDVVAEVLAGRTRQGMMPPNPSEAALRGHALVADAVAAGDGAAALAHMMDLLEEVRQAIAG; the protein is encoded by the coding sequence ATGAACGAACACGCCGGCCCGCCGGCCGCGGTCCTGAACGCCCGGATCATCGAAACCCTGGGCCAGGACATTGCCTCCGGCGTGCTTGCGCCGGGGGACCGGCTCACGCTTGACGGGCTGCAGCAGGAGTTCGGCGTTTCCCGAACCGTTGTCCGCGACTGCATGCGGATCCTCGAGTCCATGAACCTGGTGTATTCCAAGCGCCGGGTCGGCATTGTGGTGCAGGATCCCCAGCTGTGGAACGTGTTCGATCCGCGGATCATCAAGTGGCGCCTTGCCGGGCCGGGCCGGGCGGAGCAGTTCCGTACCCTGACCGAACTGCGGGTGGGAGTGGAGCCGGTAGCCGCGGCGGCCGCCGCCAGACACGCTGCAGCCGCCGAGCGGGACCGGATGGTGGAGCTGGCCGCGGAGCTTCGAAGGCTCGGGGAGGCTGGGGAGCTGGAGGAGTTCCTGCAGGCCGATATTGAATTCCATACGTTGCTGCTGCGCTCCAGTGGCAACGACATGTTCGCATCGCTTCAGGATGTGGTTGCCGAGGTTCTTGCCGGCCGCACCCGGCAGGGCATGATGCCGCCGAACCCGAGCGAGGCTGCCCTGCGGGGGCATGCGCTGGTGGCCGACGCCGTCGCGGCCGGAGATGGTGCTGCCGCGCTGGCGCACATGATGGATTTACTGGAAGAAGTGCGGCAGGCCATCGCGGGTTAG
- a CDS encoding flavin reductase family protein, producing the protein MTRNTALCERNVTDAFKDAFRAHPAGVAIITADGGSGPVGLTASSVSSVSAEPPILSFSLASTHGTAGVIAGSETVVVHLLGADNAGLAALFARQGADRFSSTPTRTLPGGEPLLEEAPVALRCRIDGRIPVGSSILIAATVLEILPGSTEQEPLVYHNRTYHRLGGHSVLGQAGSVAPGSGQ; encoded by the coding sequence ATGACGCGGAATACGGCTCTGTGCGAGCGGAATGTAACGGATGCATTCAAGGACGCCTTTCGGGCCCATCCGGCGGGCGTGGCCATCATTACGGCCGACGGCGGCAGCGGCCCCGTGGGCCTGACCGCCTCCTCGGTTTCCTCCGTGTCGGCGGAGCCGCCGATCCTGTCCTTTTCCCTGGCCTCAACCCACGGGACCGCCGGTGTCATTGCCGGGTCCGAGACCGTCGTCGTCCACCTGCTTGGCGCCGACAATGCCGGACTCGCTGCACTTTTCGCCCGGCAGGGCGCGGATCGGTTCAGTTCCACGCCAACCCGCACGCTGCCCGGCGGCGAACCCCTCCTGGAAGAAGCCCCCGTGGCCCTTCGCTGCCGGATCGACGGCAGGATCCCGGTGGGCAGCTCCATCCTGATCGCAGCCACCGTCCTGGAAATCCTCCCCGGCAGCACGGAGCAGGAACCGCTGGTTTACCACAACCGCACCTATCACCGGCTGGGCGGGCACTCCGTGCTCGGCCAGGCCGGCTCGGTTGCTCCCGGAAGCGGCCAATAG
- a CDS encoding DUF2630 family protein: MDEQEIQHRIQELVAQEQSLREADPGVEPEKHAAELRRVEEQLDQYWDLLRQRRAKADAGQNPDEAQERPVGEVEGYRQ; encoded by the coding sequence ATGGACGAACAGGAAATCCAGCACCGGATCCAGGAACTCGTAGCGCAGGAGCAGTCCCTCCGTGAGGCGGACCCGGGTGTGGAACCCGAAAAGCATGCCGCGGAGCTAAGGCGGGTGGAGGAACAGCTCGACCAGTACTGGGACCTCCTCCGCCAGCGGCGGGCCAAGGCCGACGCCGGACAGAACCCGGATGAGGCGCAGGAGCGGCCCGTGGGTGAAGTCGAGGGATACCGCCAGTAG
- a CDS encoding SDR family oxidoreductase gives MGFAPKTAIVTGSDSGIGRAVAVALAKAGMDVGITWHSDEQGAMDTAEEVRSHGRTAVVARLDTTDLPACADVVDSLAEQLGGLDVFVNNSGTGDGQKFLDLTYDAWRTTVDTNLSGAFVCLQRAAQRMVAQGNGGRLIAVTSVHELQPRVGAAAYTASKHGLGGLMKTIALELGSYGITANSVAPGEIATPMTGQTDSDPRDEDRPGIPLGRPGYASEIADVVAFLASPASSYVTGASWPVDGGMLQMGPQGGSHITSSAWREG, from the coding sequence ATGGGGTTTGCGCCTAAAACGGCGATAGTCACGGGGTCTGATTCCGGCATAGGACGTGCCGTCGCCGTAGCTCTGGCCAAGGCGGGAATGGATGTGGGCATCACCTGGCATTCCGATGAACAGGGTGCCATGGACACTGCGGAGGAGGTCCGCTCGCACGGCCGCACCGCCGTCGTCGCCCGCCTGGACACCACAGATCTGCCCGCATGCGCGGACGTCGTGGACTCCCTGGCGGAGCAGCTGGGCGGCCTGGACGTGTTCGTCAACAACTCCGGGACCGGAGACGGGCAGAAGTTCCTGGACCTGACCTATGACGCCTGGCGCACCACGGTGGACACCAACCTCAGCGGGGCTTTTGTCTGCCTGCAGCGGGCAGCTCAGCGCATGGTTGCGCAGGGCAACGGCGGCCGGCTGATCGCCGTCACCAGCGTCCACGAACTCCAGCCACGGGTGGGCGCTGCGGCCTACACTGCCTCCAAGCACGGGCTCGGCGGGCTGATGAAGACCATCGCCCTGGAGCTGGGAAGCTACGGGATCACGGCCAATTCGGTGGCGCCCGGGGAAATTGCCACCCCCATGACCGGACAGACGGACTCCGACCCTCGGGACGAGGACCGCCCCGGCATTCCCCTGGGCCGGCCCGGCTACGCCTCCGAAATCGCCGACGTCGTGGCTTTCCTGGCCTCACCGGCCTCGTCCTACGTCACCGGGGCCTCATGGCCCGTCGACGGCGGCATGCTCCAGATGGGACCGCAGGGCGGCTCCCACATCACTTCGTCAGCTTGGCGGGAAGGATAA
- a CDS encoding pentapeptide repeat-containing protein → MVRSRSTGTKPPVLELVRPQDLSDGADVPVGSHQEAVAYNGESFAGLELRGAVFSECSLTGVSLDNADLTAARFMESTLENLYAPVLRAAKTSFRDVEISNPRLGSADLHSGSWNSVRVDGGKIDFLDLRDCSLTNVLFSDCIIGELDLEGARLNRVAFRDCRIDSMLLGGGTAVDADLRGSVFRSVGKIDGLKGFTVDEEQLMLLAPLFAAELGLRVEA, encoded by the coding sequence ATGGTGCGTTCCCGCAGCACCGGCACCAAACCGCCGGTCCTCGAGCTGGTCCGCCCGCAGGACCTGAGCGACGGTGCCGACGTCCCGGTGGGCAGCCACCAGGAAGCGGTGGCCTATAACGGAGAGTCTTTCGCCGGCTTAGAGCTGCGCGGGGCAGTGTTCTCCGAATGCAGCCTCACCGGCGTGTCCCTGGACAACGCCGACCTCACCGCCGCGCGGTTTATGGAATCAACGCTGGAGAACCTCTATGCCCCAGTGTTACGGGCTGCCAAAACCTCGTTTCGGGACGTGGAAATTTCCAATCCGCGCCTGGGTTCCGCGGATCTTCACAGCGGAAGTTGGAACTCCGTCCGCGTTGACGGCGGCAAGATCGATTTCCTTGACCTGCGGGACTGCAGCCTGACCAACGTGCTGTTCTCCGACTGCATCATCGGGGAACTGGACCTCGAAGGCGCGCGGCTGAACCGGGTGGCGTTCCGCGACTGCCGGATCGACTCGATGCTGCTGGGTGGCGGCACGGCGGTGGACGCGGACCTGCGCGGATCCGTGTTCCGGAGCGTTGGCAAAATCGACGGACTCAAAGGGTTCACTGTGGACGAAGAGCAGTTGATGCTGCTGGCTCCGTTGTTCGCGGCCGAGTTGGGCCTGCGCGTGGAAGCTTAG
- a CDS encoding Dps family protein, giving the protein MKASEELTTNLQAVLVDMIELHLQGKQAHWNVVGKNFRDLHLQLDEIIDDARIFADELAERMRALRAVPDGRSVAVANGTSLPPFPAGLVDTRDTVTHVVAMLEAVVKTMRDVHDQVDEEDPTTADILHGFIAKLEQYAWMVDAENISATAEVVTPEDSNLEPTR; this is encoded by the coding sequence ATGAAGGCATCTGAAGAGCTGACCACCAACCTGCAGGCCGTCCTGGTGGACATGATCGAACTGCATCTGCAGGGCAAGCAGGCCCACTGGAACGTTGTCGGTAAGAACTTCCGGGACCTGCACCTGCAGCTTGACGAGATCATTGACGACGCTCGCATCTTCGCGGACGAACTGGCCGAGCGCATGCGTGCCCTCCGCGCCGTCCCGGACGGCCGCAGCGTGGCGGTAGCCAACGGCACCAGCCTGCCGCCGTTCCCCGCCGGGCTGGTTGACACCCGCGACACCGTGACGCACGTGGTCGCCATGCTCGAGGCCGTCGTCAAGACCATGCGCGATGTGCATGACCAGGTGGACGAAGAGGATCCGACCACCGCGGACATCCTGCATGGCTTTATTGCCAAGCTCGAGCAGTACGCCTGGATGGTGGATGCCGAGAATATCTCCGCCACGGCAGAGGTAGTCACGCCCGAAGACAGCAATCTGGAACCGACCCGCTAA
- a CDS encoding thioesterase domain-containing protein, translated as MDPAPLGPPEKPGTLVFLPGTGRPNPQLADRIREQVAEVPGLSDYRVLAVDWAAAAPDEVSFVPALPPRYVADDPPGVTDTSLALALFGMDLGAADPLKQASSAGAPPARPDAAFLGETLQDLVLGVLTDAGIRHRIRLTDAAGSFFGKVAFYLAHGPAARARIADTLRSTDQDAPVVLFGHSLGSVAAVDLLSSPEAEGIRVDLLVSVGSQAPWFYLLDALAYLGPDRGGSGPAVPWLNFWDERDLISFCAERVFAGRDVNVTDSEVDSGKPFPESHTAYFSDPRVYRQLWEHLREARADKPGSGNGSGI; from the coding sequence ATGGATCCCGCACCCCTCGGACCGCCGGAGAAACCCGGAACGCTGGTTTTCCTACCGGGCACCGGCCGGCCCAACCCGCAGCTCGCGGACCGGATCCGGGAGCAGGTGGCCGAGGTGCCGGGATTATCCGATTACCGGGTGCTGGCGGTTGACTGGGCCGCCGCCGCACCCGATGAGGTCAGCTTTGTCCCGGCATTGCCCCCGCGCTATGTCGCCGACGATCCGCCCGGCGTTACCGATACGTCCCTGGCCCTCGCCCTTTTCGGCATGGACCTAGGGGCGGCTGATCCGCTGAAACAGGCCTCCAGTGCCGGTGCCCCGCCGGCGCGGCCTGACGCGGCTTTCCTGGGGGAAACGCTGCAGGACCTGGTCCTGGGGGTGCTCACGGACGCGGGGATCCGGCACCGGATCCGCCTCACGGATGCCGCGGGCAGCTTCTTCGGCAAGGTCGCCTTTTATCTGGCCCACGGTCCCGCCGCCCGTGCCCGCATTGCCGACACCCTGCGCAGTACGGACCAAGATGCACCGGTGGTGCTGTTCGGACACAGCCTCGGCTCCGTGGCGGCTGTTGACCTGCTCAGTTCCCCCGAGGCGGAGGGCATCCGGGTGGATCTGCTGGTGAGCGTGGGCTCGCAGGCGCCGTGGTTCTACCTCCTCGATGCCCTCGCCTACCTCGGACCGGACCGCGGCGGTTCAGGGCCGGCAGTTCCCTGGTTGAATTTCTGGGACGAGCGCGACCTGATTTCCTTTTGCGCCGAACGGGTGTTTGCCGGCCGGGATGTGAACGTGACCGACAGCGAAGTGGACTCGGGCAAACCCTTTCCCGAATCCCATACCGCCTATTTTTCCGATCCGCGCGTGTACCGGCAGCTGTGGGAGCATCTGCGGGAGGCACGCGCAGACAAACCCGGCTCTGGCAACGGAAGCGGAATCTAG
- a CDS encoding PLDc N-terminal domain-containing protein, with amino-acid sequence MAKKKLKDLSSGQKKGLGALTGVQFLLAGAALRDLKKRPKDQIRGSRGWWMAACGINFAGPIAYFLFGRRSA; translated from the coding sequence ATGGCAAAGAAAAAACTCAAGGACCTGAGCAGCGGACAGAAAAAGGGCCTGGGAGCCCTGACCGGAGTCCAGTTCCTGCTCGCCGGAGCAGCGCTGCGGGATTTGAAGAAGCGACCGAAGGACCAGATCCGCGGCAGCCGCGGATGGTGGATGGCTGCGTGCGGCATCAACTTCGCCGGTCCCATCGCATACTTCCTCTTCGGCCGCCGGTCCGCCTAG